A window from Malassezia japonica chromosome 1, complete sequence encodes these proteins:
- the STT3 gene encoding dolichyl-diphosphooligosaccharide--protein glycotransferase (EggNog:ENOG503NV6G; CAZy:GT66; BUSCO:EOG09260TVA; COG:O; TransMembrane:13 (i21-41o87-107i119-140o146-162i174-190o196-219i240-260o272-294i306-328o363-383i390-407o413-434i475-494o)), with the protein MGETQDGAVLSLHSKQTLLSLLRTVILILIVGAAVSSRLFAVVRYESIIHEFDPWFNYRATKVLTKDGYYRFWNWFDPTAWYPLGRAAGGTVFPGLMVTSGTLYNILHFFNIPVNIRDICVMLAPLFSGFTALAAYAFTATMKDESAGLLAALFVGIAPGYISRSVAGSYDNEAIAIFLLLFTFYLWIRAVKDGSVLYGVLTALFYFYMVAAWGGYVFITNMIPLHAFVLVLMGRFSGRLYAAYSSFYTIGTLASMQIPFVGFQPVRTSEHMAALGVFGLLQLIALTELVRSYVSSNQFKMLVRSFVAIVALLSFGALVALTYGGYIAPWTGRFYSLWDTGYAKKHIPIIASVSEHQPPAWPAYFMDLHCLIFLFPVGIFFLFKELRDEHVFVIIYAVMASYFSGVMVRLMLTLTPCVCVAAAIAGSTIFDTYVSESPSEAAPAPTPSKKKSKSKSQEAEKEATPPPRVPRIRSVPARILVVASMLIMFLMFVMHCTHTTSSAYSSPSVVLASQRPDGSISLIDDFREAYFWLHENTKQDAKVMSWWDYGYQIAGFADRPTLVDNNTWNNTHIATVGRAMATTEEKAYPILRKHDVDYILIVFGGLIGYSGDDLNKFLWMIRISQGIWPEEINEGKFFTARGEYRVDDEATPTMRESLMYKMSYYRFNEIFGGGPGMDRVRGSHGPSTSPQLDTLDEVFTSQNWLVRIYQVKKEDALARDLPRARAFEQGKRQKQAEFDTKGSVVR; encoded by the coding sequence ATGGGCGAGACACAGGACGGAGCTGTGCTCTCGCTGCACTCGAAGCAGACGCTTTTGTCGCTGCTGCGAACCGTTATCCTGATTCTGATCGTGGGAGCGGCTGTCTCCTCGCGACTCTTTGCCGTGGTGCGGTACGAGTCGATCATTCACGAATTCGACCCCTGGTTCAACTACCGGGCGACCAAGGTCCTGACCAAGGACGGCTACTACCGCTTCTGGAACTGGTTCGACCCTACTGCATGGTACCCTCTGGGCCGTGCGGCGGGTGGTACCGTCTTCCCCGGCCTGATGGTCACGAGCGGGACGCTGTACAACATCCTGCACTTTTTCAACATTCCGGTCAACATCCGCGACATTTGTGTGatgcttgcgccgctctttAGTGGGTtcacggcgctcgctgcgtACGCGTTCACGGCGACGATGAAGGACGAGTCGGCGGGcctcctcgcggcgctctttgtCGGCATCGCCCCGGGCTAcatctcgcgctcggtcgCGGGCTCGTACGACAACGAGGCGATCGCCATCTTCCTCCTGCTCTTTACGTTCTATCTGTGGATCCGTGCGGTAAAGGACGGCAGCGTGCTCTACGGTGTGCTCACGGCCCTCTTTTACTTCTACATGGTCGCCGCCTGGGGCGGCTACGTCTTTATCACGAACATGATCCCGCTGCACGCGTTTGTGCTGGTGCTGATGGGGCGCTTTAGCGGGCGCCTGTATGCCGCCTACTCGTCGTTCTACAcgatcggcacgctggCGAGTATGCAGATTCCGTTTGTCGGCTTCCAGCCGGTGCGTACTTCGGAGCACatggcggcgctcggcgtgtttggcctgctgcagctcatCGCGCTCAcggagctcgtgcgctcgTACGTCAGCTCGAACCAGTTCAAGATGCTCGTGCGCTCGTTTGTCGCGATCGTGGCCCTCCTCTCGtttggcgcgctcgtcgcgctgaCCTACGGCGGCTACATTGCGCCGTGGACCGGCCGCTTCTACTCGCTGTGGGACACGGGCTACGCAAAGAAGCACATTCCGATCATTGCTTCCGTGTCGGAGCACCAGCCGCCGGCGTGGCCCGCGTACTTTATGGACCTGCACTGCCTCATCTTCCTCTTCCCGGTCGGGATCTTTTTCCTGTtcaaggagctgcgtgaCGAGCACGTATTTGTGATTATTTACGCGGTGATGGCGTCCTACTTCTCGGGCGTCATGGTGCGTCTCATGCTCACGCTCACGCCGTGCGTGTGTGTCGCTGCGGCGATTGCAGGCAGCACCATCTTCGACACGTACGTCTCCGAGAGcccgagcgaggcggcgcctgcgccgacgccCTCGAAGAAGAAGAGCAAGAGCAAGAGCCAAGaggccgagaaggaggcgacgccgccgccccgtGTACCGCGGATCCGCAGCGTCCCTGCGCGGATCCTCGTCGTGGCCTCGATGCTGATCATGTTTTTGATGTTTGTGATGCACTGCACGCACACTACGTCCTCGGCGTactcgtcgccgtcggtcgtgctcgcgtcgcagcgcccGGACGGCTCGATTTCGCTCATTGACGACTTCCGCGAGGCCTACTTCTGGCTGCACGAAAACACCAAGCAGGACGCCAAGGTGATGAGCTGGTGGGACTATGGCTACCAGATCGCCGGCTTTGCCGACCGCCCGACGCTGGTCGACAACAACACCTGGAACAACACCCACATTGCCAcggtcggccgcgcgaTGGCGACGACCGAGGAGAAGGCGTACCCGAtcctgcgcaagcacgaCGTCGACTACATCCTCATTGTCTTTGGCGGCCTCATCGGCTACTCGGGCGATGATTTGAACAAGTTCCTGTGGATGATCCGCATCTCGCAGGGCATCTGGCCGGAAGAGATCAACGAGGGCAAGTTCTTCACCGCGCGGGGCGAGTACCGcgtggacgacgaggcaaCGCCGACCATGCGCGAAAGCCTGATGTACAAGATGAGCTACTACCGCTTCAACGAGATCTTTGGCGGTGGCCCGGGGATGGACCGCGTGCGTGGCTCGCACGGCCCATCCACCTCGCCCCAGCTCGatacgctcgacgaggtgttCACATCCCAGAACTGGCTCGTGCGTATATACCAGGTGAAGAAggaggatgcgctcgctcgcgacctGCCGCGCGCCCGTGCTTTCGAGCAGGGCAAGCGCCAGAAGCAGGCCGAGTTCGATACAAAGGGCAGCGTGGTGCGCTAG
- a CDS encoding N-acetylphosphatidylethanolamine-hydrolyzing phospholipase D (TransMembrane:1 (i12-32o); COG:S; EggNog:ENOG503NX7Q), whose product MDLVNAVLRRPGRAVAFVLCTWAGAWSVYYVFQESHRCLALQKRRKRHPLRTRSHENDAEWFGQADQLERKHIPKRFGTLTFLGRYLNVTPEWREQGLWEWVWWKLVHTALYHGRFGWDGGLARDQATEEGRKRIEELLPVVPLDSNRLWSTKSDDKAGLTHVSHDGITYTCTCIIQLQGVTFLTDPVFGEQPLESVMSPKRMRPMPCAIEDLVQSGSIDFILLSHNHFDHLDLRIIPQIAPETQWIVPTGVAPLLVKSGVNPNHIHSLGWWDDGTYTCEVGVPASHEPTRVSLAVDITAVPASHWSARTLLDTNASLWNSYVVRLNDRHHLPGAFFFCGDSGYSPTLYQSIGRMYGPFDLATIPIGSYEPRWHLSLQHMDPHGSVHVAQDIGARHSFGMHWGTWSMSDEHWDDPPKDLAKALEAEKLPSSFLRTVPFGETFRIPM is encoded by the exons ATGGACCTCGTGAACGCGGTCCTGCGGCGCCCAGGGCGCGCCGTTGCTTTTGTTTTGTGCACATGGGCGGGCGCATGGAGTGTGTATTATGTGTTTCAAGAGAGTCACAggtgcctcgcgctccagaAGCGCCGGAAGCGCCATCCTCTGCGCACTCGCTCTCACGAAAACGACGCGGAGTGGTTCGGTCAGGCGGATCAACTAGAGCGCAAGCACATCCCGAAACGGTTCGGAACGTTGACATTCCTTGGCCGCTACCTGAATGTCACGCCAGAATGGCGCGAACAGGGCTTATGGGAGTGGGTCTGGTGGAAATTGGTCCACACCGCCCTCTATCACGGCCGCTTTGGCTGGGACGGAggcctggcgcgcgaccAGGCCACGGAAGAGGGCCGCAAACGCATCGAGGAGCTGCTTCCTGTTGTCCCGCTGGATTCCAACCGGCTTTGGAGTACAAAGAGCGACGACAAGGCGGGATTGACGCACGTGTCGCACGACGGCATCACATATACGTG TACCTGTATTATCCAGCTCCAAGGCGTGACCTTCCTGACGGACCCCGTCTTTGGCGAGCAGCCGCTGGAAAGTGTCATGAGTCCGAAGCGCATGCGGCCCATGCCTTGTGCGATTGAAGACCTAGTCCAAAGCGGCTCGATCGATTTTATCCTGCTCTCCCACAA CCACTTTGATCACCTCGACTTGAGAATCATCCCCCAAATTGCGCCGGAAACGCAGTGGATTGTTCCGACCGGCGTCGCTCCTCTGCTGGTAAAGAGCGGCGTGAATCCCAACCACATTCATTCGCTGGGCTGGTGGGACGATGGCACCTACACGTGCGAAGTCGGTGTGCCCGCGTCCCACGAGCCGACGCGCGTTTCTCTAGCGGTGGATATCACCGCGGTGCCGGCGAGCCACTGGAGCGCACGGACCTTGCTGGATACCAATGCGAGTCTGTGGAACTCGTACGTGGTGCGGCTCAACGACCGCCACCACCTCCCCGGTGCATTCTTTTTCTGTGGAGACTCCGGGTACAGTCCGACGCTGTACCAATCCATTGGGCGGATGTATGGCCCCTTTGACCTGGCTACGATCCCGATAGGCTCCTACGAGCCACGCTGGCACCTGAGTCTACAGCACATGGACCCCCATGGCTcggtgcacgtcgcgcaaGACAttggcgcgcggcacagcTTTGGCATGCACTGGGGCACATGGTCGATGAGCG ATGAGCACTGGGATGACCCTCCCAAAGACttggccaaggcgctcgaggccgaaaAGCTCCCCAGCTCGTTTCTGCGCACGGTGCCGTTTGGCGAGACGTTTCGTATTCCTATGTAG
- a CDS encoding uncharacterized protein (TransMembrane:1 (o194-219i)): MAQVIHFGPHRGFQRQRRAASAAPTALDHRALDVQNERIFNGEYNPLSGFTAGSAPGSGSGGSKQTISFGQGAAPSGASDGTSNASSGGDDDDDQDSSSPTPQRTNSPQSSSNGRKSSSSRGKSSSGKSSSRGGDGGGGRSSSSSRGRSTASSQTQNAHSTIQSLATSSTAALPNASNKNATGGSGVGGSDLSVGAVVGIAVGGAAGLALLGLIAWLLARWSSKPRKTEPSPSRMYEQGGAPVASNYNLPHGDSSASFANSYDAYAQPLQNATYDGYYAGNGYAYRDPVAEAASNVQPPAPVAVASAEPMGYVPGQAITAPQAVAPVMASKSSTPRARTKKRRDARANEWVDAEIDPVADYGPDPYRTAGVGSQWASPEELDADTTQRTVSDGQGSWPSTSEMASDKHDEYQDELEESPPRRTRRKKRSTSRERPRRKRVPRASDAAAPDTEETVSDNVADDTGSELPYATPRRKRAPRQLNPDSTLDIDQDASLAAESLRATKRHVAHSSRS, encoded by the exons ATGGCCCAAGTGATCCATTTCGGCCCGCATCGTGGCTTccagcgccagcggcgcgctgcgagTGCGGCCCCGACAGCGCTCGATCAtcgggcgctcgacgtccaGAACGAGCGCATCTTTAACGGCG AATACAACCCCTTGAGTGGTTTTACGGCTGGTTCTGCGCCGGGCAGTGGCTCGGGTGGTAGCAAGCAGACCATCTCGTTCGGCCAaggtgcggcgccgtcCGGTGCCAGCGACGGCACGTCGAATGCGAGtagcggcggcgacgatgacgacgaccaagacagcagctcgccaacgccgcagcgcactAATTCGCCCCAGTCCAGTTCTAATGGCCGCaagtcgtcgtcgagccgcGGTAAatcgtcgagcggcaagtcgtcgagccgcggcggcgacggcggcggcggcaggtcgtcgtcgagcagcaggggccgctcgacggcctcCTCGCAGACGCAGAATGCCCATTCGACGATCCAATCGCTTGCGACTtcgagcacggcggcgctgccgaaTGCGAGCAACAAGAATGCGACGGGCGGCTCGGGTgtcggcggcagcgaccTCAGCGTCGGTGCTGTCGTCGGTATTGCGGTCGGCGGTGCTGCGGGTTTGGCACTGCTTGGTCTGATTGCATGGCTTTTGGCACGCTGGTCGTCCAAGCCGCGCAAGACGGAGCCGAGTCCGTCTCGCATGTACGAGcagggcggcgcgccggtcgcgtcGAACTACAACCTGCCCCACGGCGACTCTTCTGCGTCGTTTGCCAACTCGTACGACGCGTACGCACAGCCGCTGCAGAATGCGACGTACGATGGCTACTATGCCGGCAACGGCTATGCCTACCGCGACCCtgttgccgaggcggctTCGAATGTGcagccgcctgcgcctgtcGCGGTGGCGAGTGCCGAGCCGATGGGCTACGTCCCCGGCCAGGCGAtcacggcgccgcaggccgtGGCCCCTGTGATGGCTTCCAAGAGCTCTACGCCCCGTGCGCGCACCAagaagcgccgcgatgcgcggGCGAACGAGTGGGTGGATGCCGAGATTGACCCCGTGGCGGACTATGGCCCCGACCCCTaccgcacggccggcgtcggctcgcAGTGGGCCTCGCCCGAAGAGCTGGACGCCGAcacgacgcagcgcaccgtcTCGGACGGCCAAGGCAgctggccgagcacgtcggaAATGGCGAGCGACAAGCACGACGAGTAccaggacgagctcgaAGAGAGTCCCCCCcgtcggacgcgtcgcaagaagcgcagcacgtcgcgcgagcgcccccgccgcaagcgcgttCCCCGCGCATCCGATGCCGCTGCCCCAGACACGGAAGAGACTGTGAGCGATAATGTGGCTGATGACAccggcagcgagctgcCTTatgcgacgccgcgccggaagcgcgcgccgcgccagtTGAACCCTGACTCTACCCTGGATATTGATCAAGACGCGTCCCTTGCTGCAGAGAGCCTGCGTGCTACGAAACGCCACGTTGCGCactcctcgcgctcgtaa